The nucleotide sequence TTCTACTCCCAGGATGGGTATAGCCGTGGTTTTGGCGGTGGTAATTGGGTTAGCAGCTATGATGTTATATAGTTTTGTTTCTTTGGCATTTTTAATAGCTATAAAAGAGGATGCTGCTGTAACCCTTAAGGAAATATTAAATTTAAGTAAGAAAAAATATTGGGCATATTTTGGCACTCTTTTTCTTTCAGGTGTTCTTATTGCTTTGGCATCCCTGGCGTTTGTCATTCCTGGAATTATTTTGGCTATTCTTTATTTCGCCGTGCCCTTCATAGTGATAGAAACTAGTTCAATTAACACAACGGCTCTAAAAGCCAGTCAAAATCTAGTTAAAAATCATGCCTGGATGGTAACAGACAATTTATTTGTTTGGATGCTTTTGGTTGGGCTTGCTTCTATTCTTTTAAAATGGCTTGGTCCTGTAGGGCAGCTATTACAAATGCTTGTCCCAATATTTAACCTCGCCTTTAATTATGAGCTCTATCTTTCCCTTAAAGCCGTCTCCCAAACCGAAACGCCCCCAACCTCGACACAGCCAGAAAATCCAGCCACTCCTTTAGAATCATCAAATTCGGCCGAGGCCTAAAAACATTCTAAAATCACCCCCCAAAAAGGGTGATTTTTTGATTTGTCTTTAAAATCTATTTGCCTTATACTGAGGGAAGCTATTTAGTCCGTAAGGTAGAAAGTTTATAAAACAAGGGGAGGATAATGATTTTCAAGCATTTAGTTATTTAGATTTCAATTAAAATTTAGTTTTTAAAATTTATGACAAGCAAATACATTCTATTCTTGAAAGACATTACTACTAAGGATGTCTCCCTCGTGGGTGGCAAAACTGCCTCGTTGGGGGAAATGTATAGCCATTTAAAACAAGAAGGAGTACCTGTGCCCAATGGATTTGCCATTACCGCCCAAGCTTATAGATATTTTTTAGCCTATAACCATTTAGAAACTCCGGTCAGTGAAATTTTAAAGACCATTAATCCTAGAAAAGTAGCTGATTTAGAGAAAAAATCTAAGCAAATCAGGGGTTTAATTTTTGGAGGCGCAATGCCGGATGATTTGGCCAGGGATATTTCCAAAGCCTATGGAGAACTAAGCGCGCTTTATAAAACCACCAACCTAGATGTTGCTGTTCGTTCTTCGGCTACGGCGGAGGACTTGCCCAATGCCAGTTTCGCTGGCCAACAGGAGAGCTATCTCAATGTAAAAGGCGAAAAAGATTTGCTTATAGCGGTAAAAAATTGCTTTGCCTCGCTCTACACTAGCAGAGCTATATCTTATAGGGCTGATAAAGGTTTTACTTCAATGGAGGTTTATCTTTCGGCCGTAGTGCAGAAAATGGTTCGCTCCGACAAGGGTGGGGCTGGTATTATGTTCACTTTGGACACAGAAACAGGCTTTAAGGATATTGTGGTTTTGAGCGCTGTCTGGGGATTAGGAGAGACGGCTGTGCAGGGGCAAGTTGTCGGTGATGAATACGAAATTTTTAAACCCACTTTTTTAACTAATTACCCTGCTATTATTAGCCGCACTTTAGGCAGTAAAAATAAAAAATTAATTTATAATCCTAAAAAATTGGGAGCGGTTATAAGGATTTCTACCTCTAAGGAAGAACAAATGCGTTTTGTTTTGAAAGATGAAGAGGTTTTAAAATTAACAGAATGGGCGCTAAAAATCGAGAAGCATTACTCTCAATTAAAAGGGGCATGGCAACCAATGGATATAGAATGGGCTAAAGACGGATTAACCGGCGAACTTTATATAGTGCAGGCGCGCCCTGAAACAGTTCAATCCCAGAAAGATTATTCTGTGGTCAAGGACTATGTCATGACTACCCCAGGAGAATTAATTGTCAAAGGCGCCGCTGTTGGTTCTGCTATTGCTGAAGGCGCGGCTAAAATAATTTTGTCTCCGAAGCAAATAGGGCAGTTTAAACCAGGTGAAGTTCTGGTTACTACAATGACGGACCCGGATTGGGAACCCATCATGAAAATCGCTAAAGCTATAGTGACTGATGAAGGTGGTCGGACTAGTCATGCGGCTATTGTTTCTCGCGAATTAGGTATTCCTTGCATTGTCGGCACGGGAAATGGCAGTAAAAAAATTAAAAAAGGACAGAAAATAACAGTTGATTGTTCTAGCGGCGGAGAGGGATTTATTTGGAAAGGGAAAACAGTTTGGTCTGTAAAGGAGTATCATTTGACACAAAGAACAAAGTTGCCAGTTAAGCTTACCCTTAATATGGGTAATCCAGATGAAGCTTTTGAATATTCTTTTCTGCCCAATGACGGAGTGGGACTGGCCAGGGAAGAATTTATTATTTCTTCTCGTATTAAAATTCATCCGCTAGCCTTGCTCAATTACCAAGATATAAAAAATATTGGCCTGAAAAAACAAATTGCTCAATTAACAGTAGGTTATAACAATAAAGCTGATTTTTATGTGGATAAGTTGGCTGAAGGGATTGCTAAAATTGGGGCTGCTTTTTATCCCAAAACAGTTATTTTAAGATTTTCTGATTTCAAAACTAACGAGTATGCAAGTCTCTTGGGGGGAGACCTCTTCGAACCCAAAGAAGAAAATCCTATGCTAGGTTGGAGGGGTGCTTCTCGTTATTATGACCCAAAGTTTCAACCCGCCTTCGAGCTTGAGCTTATGGCGTTAAAAAAAGCGCGTGAACAATTTGGTCTGAAAAATGTGTATGCCATGATTCCTTTTTGCCGTACCCTTGAAGAAGCTCGGAAAGTTGTTGCTATTATGAAGAAGCATGATTTGCAACCAAATCAAAAAGACTTCAAAGTTTATATGATGGCAGAGATTCCCGCAAATGTTATCCTTGCCCAACAGTTTCTGCGTATTTTTGATGGCTTTAGTATTGGGTCCAATGACCTTACTCAGCTTGTCTTGGGTTTAGACAGAGATAATCGTGCATTGGCCAAGATAGGAGATGAACGTAATGAGGCGGTAGTAACCATGATTAAGACCCTCATTAAAACAGCCAAGAGTATGAGGAAATATATTGGCATTTGTGGCCAAGCGCCTTCAGATTACCCTGAATTTGCTAAAATTCTTATGGATTTAAAAATAGATAATTTATCGCTGAACCCAGACAGTATAGTGAAAACAGCATTAGCCCTGACCGCCAAAAAAATAGAGTTATGAAACTTAATTCACTTTTTGCTGCTAGCATTAGAGACTCTCGCGGTGATAATACCCTGCAGATAACTTTGGCTACAGCTAAAAATAAGGCGACAGACAGTGTTCCTAGCGGAAAAAGCAAAGGCTCTTTGGAAGCGGTTACTAAAGATGTACCAGCTGCTCTTGAAATAATTAAAAGTTTGGAAGAAAAATTACTGAAAAAAGAATTTGTCGATCCCTTTGAATTTGATGAATACTTACTCTCCTTAGATGGTACAGGCAATAAAAACAATCTAGGTAGTAATACTCTATTGGCTTTAAGCCTAGCCTTTTGGCGGCTATTTGCTTTAGAAGAAAATCTACCTCTTTATCAGGCTATTGCTATTTTAAGCGGGCGAGAGAATAACCACCTGCATTTGCCTTATTTAATGTTTAACCTCATCAATGGAGGAGAACATGTCGGCAAGGCTATAACTAGCGCGCACCTGCCTTTTCAAGAGTATTTTATTATTCCTAGCACGGAATCGGCAGTAGTTAGCTTAGAACAGTGCCATAATGTTCTAACGAAGTTGCAAGATTACCTAACCAACAAATACCCAGCCATTATTCATGGCGATGAAGGCGGGTTTGTTGTTCCTGAGGATGACCCAGAAAAGGGTTTAGAAATTCTTATGGACATTAAAGAGAACGTACAAGAAAGAGTACTCCTTAATCTTGGACTAGATATGGCTGCTAATAGTTTTTACAATCAAGACAAAAATACTTATGAGCTGTTGGGCAATCGTCTTACTGCGTCGGAGCTAACCGATTACTACACCCAAATATTTCATCGCTATGAATTATTGTCCGCAGAAGACCCTTATGCAGAGAATGATTATAGTGGTTTTAGAAATTTGAATGCTCTCTGGGGAGATAAATTATGGTTAATAGGGGATGACCTCACCACTACTAATCCTGATAGGCTGGCTACCGCCATAGAAGAAAAAGCCCTCAATGGCTTGATTCTTAAACCCAATCAAATTGGCACAATCTCTGAAACTATAGAGGTAGCCATGATGGCTCAAAAAAATGGGTTTAAAACAGTAGTCAGCCACCGAAGCGGTGAGACTAACGATGATTTTATTGCTGACCTTGCTGTTGGGATTGGAGCTGACGCCTTCAAGTCTGGCGCGCCTATTCAACAAGAAAGAATGTTGAAATACAACCGTTTGGCAGAGATAGAGAAAGAGATTAACTCTTAAAAGTCAGTTTTTTGTTATAATGTATTAGTTTTATTTTTTTTGTATGGTTTTATGATTAGTTACAGAAATCAAAAACAAATTGTTATCGGACTAACTACGGTCTTAATTATTTTGGCTTTAGTTCTCATAGGAAGAAATATTTTTAAACCCAAGCCTACTTGTTTTGATAATAAACAAAATCAAAATGAAGATGCCATAGACTGCGGCGGACCATGTTTAGCCTGTGATTTGAGAGATTTAAAACCATTGGTAATCGAAAATACGTATATTTTGGATTATAAACTTAAAGGCCATGATTTAGTGGCGAAAATTTTTAATCCTAATACTAAATATGGATTAACTGGTATTCAAGGTCATTTTACTTTAACCAATAGAAATGGAGAGGCGCTAAGAATAGATTTGGATGAGCCTTTTTATATCCTGCCAGGTGAAGAGAAAATAATAGCTAAAACTAAGGCCTTAGCCGATAATAATACTTTTGAGCCAGTTTCAGTTCGCTTTGATGTGGATTCCAATATTTCTTTTTCAGACTGGAAAAAGGTTCCCGCGGCGGTCAGCAATACTGGCGATGTCTTGGAACTAGTCGGCTTGAAAATGAAATACGATAATGCCAAGAAAGCCAGTCCAGTTAGCATTACCACAGATTTGGTTAATCGTTCCACTCTAAACTATAAAAGGGCCTTTGTGGATGTGATGCTTTGTGATAAAAAAACCGGACAGCCATTAAGCTTTAATCAGATTTATTTAGACAATGTTACCACTGAAGATATGCGTGGCGTACCGACCATGGTTTGGCGAGAGTCCTTGCCTTTAGGCGCTACGGTATGCTACCGTAAGGCCCATACCGATGTTTTTTCGGTAGATAATCGTTATTAATTTCTATGCGCACTTCTCTTAAATGGATACTGGGGGCAGTAGCAATTTTAGCTTTTTTAGGGATTTTAATTATCGCCTCTCTTTCCAGTTCGGAAACTAATCGCTGGCAATTGCTGAAGAAACAGCTTATTTCTTTAGGAATTGCTTGCGCAGTTTACGGTCTATTTCGGTTAATAGATTATAGATTATTCAGAAACTCTTCTTCTTTTCTCTTGGTTTTTTATTTTGCCTCAGTGCTCATGATGACGATAGTGCTGTTTGCGGGTATTAGAGTTAACGGCATTTCTGGTTGGTTGAACTTAGGTTTTTTTAATTTTCAGCCAGTTGAACTGGCCAAACTAGCAGTGATTTTAATTTTAGCCAAATACTTCAGCAATCGTAATATTGAAATTTGGCAATTTAAGCATATTCTGATTTCTGGTCTTTATGCTGCTATTCCTATGGGCTTGGCTATTTTACAACCAGATTTAGGCGGAGCAGCTGTTATTTTTGGTATTTGGTTTGGCATGCTTCTTTTAGCCGGATTACGTTTCAAACAATTCCTGTTGTTAGTAGTGGTTTTTGCTCTTATTGGCGGATTAGCGTGGTCCTACGGTCTCAAGCCTTATCAAAAAACACGTTTACTTTCTTTTTTTGTTAACGATAAAGATTGGCAAGGGAGTCAATATAATGCCAGACAAGCTATTATTGCTTTGGGTTCAGGCGGTTTTCTGGGAAAAGGTCTAGGCTGGGGGACGCAAACTCAATTGCGTTTTTTACCTGCGGCGCAAACGGATTTTATCTTTTCTGCCCTAGGAGAAGAATTGGGATTTGTGGGAGTAAGTTTGGTGCTTTTAGCCTTTGGCATTATTTTTTATAACCTTACCCAGATTAGTTTAAATTTGCCAGAAAATTTTACCAAATTAGTGGTTACCGGAATTACGGTTAATTTATGTTTGAACTTTGTAGTGAATTTGGGTATGAATTTAGGCGTTATGCCTATCGTAGGCTTACCCTTGCCCTTTGTCAGCTTTGGCGGTTCTCACCTTCTTTTAGAATTCGTGGCCCTAGGGATTGTTAGTAATATTGTTATTCAGAATAGTTAAGAAAAAATGTTTTTCTCTCGCAGAAAATTAAATAATATTTTGGGGGTTATTCTCCTAAGTTCCCTTCTTTTGATTTGGGGCCTTAGTAATTATGAGATTACTCTTCCAGAACAAGGCATAACCATAGATATTAAAGAGGGGGATAGTGTGAATACTATTGCTTCTAATTTAGCTCAAGCGGGTGTCATCAAGTTTCCTGAAATTTTTAAAGTTTGGTTAGCTTGGCATGGAGACTTAAGAAATCTTAAGGCTGGAAATTATAATTTTCAGGGTAGTGTCTCTATTAATAACGTTGCGAAAAAAATTGCTAGCGGACAAACTAATCCTGCCTTTAAAGTGACGATTCCTGAAGGGTTTAGTATTTTTGATGTAAAAACGCTGCTGCTAGAAAAAAAACTCATTACTTCTGAAGATAAGTTTGATTTAAGTTTGCTGCCTCAAAGCGAGAAAGCCAATTATCCTTTTCTGACGAGCTGGGGGACAGATAACCCCGACGGTCTGCTTTATCCAGATACATATTTTTTAGACCCTCATATGACCAGCAAAGAGATTCTTATTACTATGTTAGATAATTTTAGCAAAAAAGTTTATCAGCCCTTACAAACAAAAATAGAGGCTTCGCATTTCTCGTTTAAGGATAACATAATTTTGGCTTCTTTATTGGAAAAAGAAGTTATTTCCCCTCAAGATAGAAGTTTGGTGGCGGGAATCTTAATAAAGCGTCTTGCTATTGGCATGCCGCTTCAAGTGGATGCTACCATCTGTTATATTAAAAAAAGCAACGGAGCCGCAAGCTGTAACCTTACCGATAATGACTTTCAGAGTCATTCTCTTTATAATACTTATAAATATCCTGGATTGCCGCCCACGCCCATTTGTAATCCGAGCTTTGAAGCTATTCAAGCGGCGCTAGCCCCTAAATCATCTAATTATTTATACTATTTAAGTTCTCAGGCAGATTCACATACTATTTTTGCTAAGACCTATGAGGAGCACTTATTAAACAAAGCTAAATATCTCAAATAACTTATGCCATTTAATTTATCGTT is from Candidatus Paceibacterota bacterium and encodes:
- a CDS encoding FtsW/RodA/SpoVE family cell cycle protein, yielding MRTSLKWILGAVAILAFLGILIIASLSSSETNRWQLLKKQLISLGIACAVYGLFRLIDYRLFRNSSSFLLVFYFASVLMMTIVLFAGIRVNGISGWLNLGFFNFQPVELAKLAVILILAKYFSNRNIEIWQFKHILISGLYAAIPMGLAILQPDLGGAAVIFGIWFGMLLLAGLRFKQFLLLVVVFALIGGLAWSYGLKPYQKTRLLSFFVNDKDWQGSQYNARQAIIALGSGGFLGKGLGWGTQTQLRFLPAAQTDFIFSALGEELGFVGVSLVLLAFGIIFYNLTQISLNLPENFTKLVVTGITVNLCLNFVVNLGMNLGVMPIVGLPLPFVSFGGSHLLLEFVALGIVSNIVIQNS
- the mltG gene encoding endolytic transglycosylase MltG produces the protein MFFSRRKLNNILGVILLSSLLLIWGLSNYEITLPEQGITIDIKEGDSVNTIASNLAQAGVIKFPEIFKVWLAWHGDLRNLKAGNYNFQGSVSINNVAKKIASGQTNPAFKVTIPEGFSIFDVKTLLLEKKLITSEDKFDLSLLPQSEKANYPFLTSWGTDNPDGLLYPDTYFLDPHMTSKEILITMLDNFSKKVYQPLQTKIEASHFSFKDNIILASLLEKEVISPQDRSLVAGILIKRLAIGMPLQVDATICYIKKSNGAASCNLTDNDFQSHSLYNTYKYPGLPPTPICNPSFEAIQAALAPKSSNYLYYLSSQADSHTIFAKTYEEHLLNKAKYLK
- the ppsA gene encoding phosphoenolpyruvate synthase; the encoded protein is MTSKYILFLKDITTKDVSLVGGKTASLGEMYSHLKQEGVPVPNGFAITAQAYRYFLAYNHLETPVSEILKTINPRKVADLEKKSKQIRGLIFGGAMPDDLARDISKAYGELSALYKTTNLDVAVRSSATAEDLPNASFAGQQESYLNVKGEKDLLIAVKNCFASLYTSRAISYRADKGFTSMEVYLSAVVQKMVRSDKGGAGIMFTLDTETGFKDIVVLSAVWGLGETAVQGQVVGDEYEIFKPTFLTNYPAIISRTLGSKNKKLIYNPKKLGAVIRISTSKEEQMRFVLKDEEVLKLTEWALKIEKHYSQLKGAWQPMDIEWAKDGLTGELYIVQARPETVQSQKDYSVVKDYVMTTPGELIVKGAAVGSAIAEGAAKIILSPKQIGQFKPGEVLVTTMTDPDWEPIMKIAKAIVTDEGGRTSHAAIVSRELGIPCIVGTGNGSKKIKKGQKITVDCSSGGEGFIWKGKTVWSVKEYHLTQRTKLPVKLTLNMGNPDEAFEYSFLPNDGVGLAREEFIISSRIKIHPLALLNYQDIKNIGLKKQIAQLTVGYNNKADFYVDKLAEGIAKIGAAFYPKTVILRFSDFKTNEYASLLGGDLFEPKEENPMLGWRGASRYYDPKFQPAFELELMALKKAREQFGLKNVYAMIPFCRTLEEARKVVAIMKKHDLQPNQKDFKVYMMAEIPANVILAQQFLRIFDGFSIGSNDLTQLVLGLDRDNRALAKIGDERNEAVVTMIKTLIKTAKSMRKYIGICGQAPSDYPEFAKILMDLKIDNLSLNPDSIVKTALALTAKKIEL